The following coding sequences are from one uncultured Cohaesibacter sp. window:
- a CDS encoding aspartate aminotransferase family protein, whose protein sequence is MTESSLYATYARANLEFEKGEGAWLTTRDNRRYLDFAAGIAVNSLGHAHPHLVEALKNQVDKLWHVSNLYDIPGQHKLAERLCAATFADKVFFTNSGAEAVECAIKTARRYQYDNGHPERFTILTFEGAFHGRTLATIAAGGQAKYLEGFGPKAPGFESLPELDIDLVKQSINETTAAILVEPIQGEGGIREIAPSFLKALKNLCKETDILLILDEVQTGVGRTGHLFAYEESGIEPDIMAIAKGIGGGFPMGACLATAEAAKGMVPGTHGSTYGGNPLAMAVGNAVLDIVLEDGFLDNVIKTSLVLKQQLAGLKDSYPDYIEDIRGRGLLLGLKLKMPPAELVAELRKEGLLTVAAGDNVLRLAPPLTIGQEEIDFALQALTRTFDKMRAAKADGEK, encoded by the coding sequence ATGACGGAATCTTCGCTGTATGCCACTTACGCACGGGCCAATCTTGAATTTGAAAAAGGAGAAGGCGCCTGGCTTACGACGCGGGATAACCGACGCTATCTTGATTTTGCGGCAGGCATTGCCGTTAACAGTCTGGGACATGCGCATCCGCATCTGGTTGAAGCTCTTAAAAATCAAGTGGATAAGCTTTGGCATGTGTCAAACCTCTACGACATTCCCGGACAGCACAAGCTGGCCGAGCGTCTTTGTGCAGCAACATTCGCGGACAAGGTCTTCTTCACCAACTCCGGTGCAGAAGCGGTGGAATGTGCAATAAAAACAGCTCGCCGGTATCAATATGACAATGGTCATCCTGAGCGGTTCACCATCCTGACTTTTGAAGGTGCATTTCACGGCAGAACCCTTGCCACGATTGCTGCTGGTGGTCAGGCAAAATATCTGGAAGGCTTTGGTCCGAAAGCTCCAGGCTTTGAAAGTCTGCCGGAGCTGGACATAGATTTGGTGAAACAATCCATTAACGAGACGACCGCAGCCATTCTCGTTGAGCCAATTCAGGGCGAAGGTGGGATCCGGGAAATTGCTCCCTCTTTTCTCAAAGCTCTAAAGAATTTGTGCAAAGAAACCGACATCTTGTTAATTCTTGATGAAGTTCAGACCGGAGTAGGTCGTACTGGCCATCTTTTTGCCTACGAAGAGTCAGGCATTGAGCCGGATATTATGGCCATCGCAAAGGGTATTGGTGGGGGCTTCCCCATGGGGGCATGCCTGGCAACTGCCGAAGCTGCAAAGGGTATGGTGCCCGGAACACATGGATCAACCTATGGTGGCAATCCCTTGGCTATGGCAGTTGGCAATGCTGTCCTGGATATTGTGCTTGAGGACGGTTTTCTGGATAATGTCATCAAAACCAGCCTCGTGCTCAAGCAGCAGCTTGCCGGGCTGAAGGATAGCTATCCGGATTATATAGAAGACATCAGGGGTCGGGGCTTGCTCCTCGGCCTGAAATTGAAAATGCCACCGGCAGAGCTGGTTGCTGAGCTGCGTAAGGAAGGTCTTTTGACTGTGGCAGCAGGCGACAATGTCTTGCGGTTGGCTCCACCCCTGACCATCGGTCAGGAAGAAATAGATTTTGCACTCCAGGCCTTGACGCGCACGTTTGATAAAATGCGTGCAGCAAAGGCAGACGGTGAAAAATAG
- the argF gene encoding ornithine carbamoyltransferase, translated as MSNDATRHFVDLELQRTEDVKTILATAHKIKNERKTKRRTNMLEDKVIALVFDKPSTRTRVSFDVGVRELGGSPLMLTGKEMQLGRGESIPDTARVLSRFVDGIMIRMLDHQAVAELAEYSTVPVINGLTYYSHPCQIMADIMTYEEHRGSLEGKTVTWVGDYNNVLVSWLHAAEHLDFTMRVAVPDELMTDYAVIDRLRSRGVRIELCDKADDAADQSDLIITDTWVSMGDEDAEHRHNLLKPYQVNTRLMGLAKDDALFMHCLPAHRGEEVTDEVMDGPQSVVFDEAENRLHAQKGVMAWCFHKAIGDE; from the coding sequence ATGTCGAATGACGCCACACGCCATTTTGTAGATCTGGAGTTGCAGAGGACCGAAGATGTGAAAACCATCTTGGCCACTGCACATAAAATCAAGAACGAGCGTAAAACAAAACGCAGAACCAATATGCTTGAAGACAAGGTCATCGCCCTTGTCTTCGACAAGCCATCAACCCGAACCCGCGTGTCTTTCGATGTTGGCGTGCGGGAACTTGGCGGCTCGCCTTTGATGTTGACTGGCAAGGAAATGCAGTTGGGCCGCGGGGAAAGCATCCCGGACACGGCGCGCGTGCTGTCGCGTTTTGTTGACGGCATCATGATCCGTATGCTTGATCATCAGGCTGTGGCGGAATTGGCTGAATATTCCACCGTTCCTGTGATCAACGGCCTTACCTATTATTCCCACCCGTGCCAGATCATGGCTGACATCATGACCTATGAAGAGCATCGTGGCTCGCTTGAGGGCAAGACCGTGACATGGGTTGGTGACTATAACAATGTTCTGGTGTCCTGGCTTCATGCCGCCGAGCATTTGGATTTCACCATGCGCGTTGCTGTGCCCGATGAGCTGATGACGGATTACGCCGTTATTGATCGCTTGCGCAGTCGCGGCGTTCGTATCGAGCTGTGCGACAAGGCCGATGATGCAGCCGACCAATCCGACCTTATCATCACGGATACGTGGGTTTCCATGGGTGACGAAGATGCTGAGCATCGCCACAATCTCTTGAAACCTTATCAGGTCAACACCAGATTGATGGGGCTTGCCAAGGATGACGCCCTGTTCATGCATTGCTTGCCGGCCCACCGTGGTGAAGAGGTGACCGATGAAGTGATGGATGGTCCGCAGTCAGTTGTCTTTGACGAAGCTGAAAACCGTTTGCATGCGCAGAAGGGTGTTATGGCTTGGTGCTTCCACAAGGCCATTGGCGACGAATAG
- the lptB gene encoding LPS export ABC transporter ATP-binding protein, translating into MGWMVVHDIGKSYKKRTVVSSASLAVQRGEAVGLLGPNGAGKTTIFYMITGLVRPDKGAITLDGFDITKLPMYRRARLGIGYLPQEASIFRGLNVEDNIMAVLELVEPKRKKRRELLDQLLEEFSISHLRKSMAIALSGGERRRLEIARALASRPSFMLLDEPFAGVDPIAVGDIQQLVRHLTARGIGVLITDHNVRETLSLIDRAYIIHSGNVLTNGTPSEIIDNPDVRRLYLGESFSM; encoded by the coding sequence ATGGGTTGGATGGTCGTGCACGACATCGGCAAAAGCTATAAGAAGCGCACTGTAGTGTCCTCGGCTTCTCTTGCCGTTCAAAGAGGCGAAGCCGTTGGCCTTTTAGGGCCGAATGGCGCGGGCAAAACAACCATTTTCTACATGATTACCGGTTTGGTGCGTCCGGACAAAGGGGCGATCACTCTGGATGGTTTTGATATTACGAAGCTGCCGATGTATCGGCGTGCCCGCCTTGGTATCGGTTATCTGCCTCAGGAAGCGTCGATCTTTCGCGGCCTGAATGTCGAAGACAATATCATGGCTGTGCTTGAGCTGGTCGAGCCAAAGCGGAAGAAGCGCAGAGAGCTTCTAGATCAGCTGTTGGAGGAATTTTCCATCAGTCACCTGCGCAAATCCATGGCCATTGCGCTTTCTGGTGGTGAAAGACGTCGGCTGGAGATCGCGCGCGCCTTGGCGTCTCGTCCGTCCTTCATGCTGCTTGATGAACCCTTTGCCGGAGTGGATCCTATTGCGGTTGGCGACATCCAGCAGCTGGTGCGTCATTTGACCGCGCGGGGCATTGGGGTGTTGATCACCGATCACAATGTGCGCGAAACCCTGAGCCTGATTGATCGGGCTTATATCATTCACTCGGGTAATGTCCTGACCAACGGCACGCCGAGCGAAATCATCGATAACCCGGATGTCCGCAGGCTATATCTGGGTGAAAGCTTCTCCATGTAA
- a CDS encoding DUF1150 family protein produces the protein MNEEEMYDDEMDDGMETIMLERRMAYVRQVSMEEVMDLFPEAPDIPHAQQLWALLDVQGQPIALAGSESAVKLSAMRHDIETVSVH, from the coding sequence ATGAATGAAGAAGAAATGTACGATGATGAAATGGATGACGGCATGGAAACCATCATGCTGGAACGTCGTATGGCCTATGTGCGTCAGGTGAGCATGGAAGAAGTGATGGATTTATTCCCGGAAGCACCGGACATTCCTCATGCGCAGCAGCTTTGGGCTCTGCTGGACGTTCAGGGGCAGCCGATTGCTCTGGCTGGTTCCGAATCCGCAGTCAAGCTCAGCGCTATGCGCCACGACATTGAAACCGTAAGCGTGCACTAA
- a CDS encoding GcrA family cell cycle regulator: MSWTDERVELLKKLWAEGLSASQVAAELGGVTRNAVIGKVHRLGLSGRAKTTPTAPRARRPRTQTPRPARPSSGNATQTVGATALKVDAQPQTTPQPKAEKAPEVDPVVVPISKRASILTLTENTCKWPIGDPGDSDFHFCGHKSESGSPYCKYHSEIAYNTGADRRRSKRAS, translated from the coding sequence ATGTCTTGGACTGACGAACGCGTAGAACTATTAAAAAAACTGTGGGCCGAAGGCCTAAGTGCAAGTCAGGTAGCAGCGGAACTTGGCGGCGTAACACGAAATGCGGTCATCGGTAAGGTGCACAGACTCGGGCTTTCCGGTCGCGCCAAAACGACACCAACAGCACCGCGGGCCCGTCGGCCTCGCACGCAAACCCCTCGCCCGGCACGGCCGAGCAGCGGCAATGCGACACAGACCGTCGGAGCAACTGCGTTGAAAGTTGATGCGCAGCCACAGACAACGCCACAACCCAAAGCAGAAAAGGCGCCTGAGGTTGATCCTGTTGTTGTGCCAATTTCCAAACGCGCTTCCATTCTGACGCTGACGGAAAACACATGCAAATGGCCTATCGGTGATCCAGGTGACTCCGATTTCCATTTTTGCGGGCATAAATCTGAATCCGGCTCGCCTTACTGCAAATATCACTCAGAGATTGCCTATAACACCGGCGCAGATCGTCGCCGTTCCAAACGGGCAAGCTAA
- the raiA gene encoding ribosome-associated translation inhibitor RaiA produces MTLRVSGKQVDVGDSLRAYAEDRVAEAVEKYFDGGFGGQMTLEKEGIGFKSDLVIHLDTGMVMQASGSDADAQKSFDNAVEHIDKRLRRYKRRLKSHRNDYHESPEGVEVAYGVLQNPAYQEEVPEDFTPVVIAESTTKPIRTMTVGDAVVALDLTEEPVVVFRNAGDDAINVVYKRKDGHVGWISPSLTEK; encoded by the coding sequence ATGACGCTTCGAGTATCAGGCAAACAAGTTGATGTTGGCGATTCACTTCGCGCCTATGCAGAGGATAGAGTTGCTGAAGCTGTTGAGAAATATTTCGACGGTGGTTTCGGCGGACAGATGACTCTGGAAAAGGAAGGCATCGGCTTTAAAAGTGACCTTGTGATTCATCTCGATACCGGGATGGTGATGCAGGCAAGCGGCTCTGACGCTGACGCTCAAAAGAGTTTTGACAACGCTGTAGAGCATATCGACAAGAGATTGCGCCGTTATAAAAGACGCCTGAAAAGTCACCGAAACGACTATCACGAAAGCCCTGAAGGTGTTGAAGTTGCATACGGTGTGCTGCAGAATCCCGCATATCAGGAAGAAGTGCCGGAAGATTTTACTCCGGTCGTTATTGCTGAAAGCACCACCAAGCCTATTCGGACGATGACGGTGGGCGATGCAGTTGTCGCGCTGGATTTGACGGAAGAACCGGTTGTGGTCTTCCGTAATGCCGGAGATGATGCTATCAACGTGGTTTATAAACGCAAAGATGGACATGTTGGCTGGATTAGCCCGTCCTTGACTGAAAAATAG
- a CDS encoding Hsp20 family protein, with the protein MSRMSAFSSPFLLGFDEVERVLDRVAKGANEGYPPYNIERLDPTESKLLEGNGGGGDVLRITLAVAGFTREQLDVTLEESQLVIRGRQVDDQTRQYLHRGIAARQFQRSFVLAEGIEILGAELKDGLLSIDLARPEPEKVVRKIAIDVKE; encoded by the coding sequence ATGTCTCGAATGTCTGCATTTTCCAGCCCTTTTCTGCTTGGCTTTGATGAGGTCGAGCGCGTACTCGATCGCGTTGCCAAAGGCGCCAACGAGGGCTATCCTCCGTATAATATAGAGAGACTGGATCCAACCGAGAGCAAATTGCTTGAGGGGAACGGAGGCGGAGGTGATGTACTACGCATTACCCTTGCCGTGGCAGGGTTCACCCGCGAACAGCTTGATGTGACACTGGAAGAAAGCCAGCTTGTCATTCGCGGTCGCCAGGTGGATGACCAAACCCGCCAGTATCTCCATCGTGGTATCGCCGCCCGACAGTTTCAGCGCTCATTCGTGCTGGCTGAAGGCATAGAAATTCTCGGTGCCGAACTGAAAGATGGCTTGTTGTCCATCGATCTGGCTCGACCCGAGCCGGAGAAAGTAGTCCGCAAGATTGCTATCGACGTAAAAGAATAA
- the chrA gene encoding chromate efflux transporter: MEQQRTGKPQTPSLQEAAVLWWRIGILSFGGPAAQIALMHRLIVDDKGWLSERQFLNALSFCMMLPGPEAMQLATYAGWRLHGVLGGLLAGLAFVLPGALVILVLAGLYAFFGQAPLAASLFVGVKAAVLIIVVEALLRVSRKALDGVAHWVIAACAFVAIFFFEAPFPLIILCAGLYGAWQSGEWKPEDKKSTSATGNGSNVPNEVGALSPLATLRTVILWLIIWLGPLAVLDFGLQGEIFSTIGWFFSKLATVTFGGAYAVLAYMAQDAVVQHGWLSAREMLDGLGLAETTPGPLILVTEFVGFLAAARADGGINLWLGLAGATVTLWATFAPCFLWVFAGAPYIEWIGERPRLREGLRAITAAVVGVILNLSVWFGLHVLFGTVNKQQLGWLNYYEPVWSSFAILPVALAVLAAYLLHFRQWSIIKCLAVTGSLGMLLG, encoded by the coding sequence ATGGAGCAGCAGCGAACCGGTAAGCCGCAAACGCCCTCCTTGCAGGAGGCCGCTGTTCTTTGGTGGCGGATAGGCATTCTTTCTTTCGGCGGACCGGCAGCCCAGATCGCTCTTATGCATCGGTTGATTGTCGATGACAAAGGCTGGCTCTCAGAGCGGCAATTTCTTAACGCCCTGTCTTTTTGCATGATGTTGCCGGGGCCCGAAGCCATGCAGCTGGCAACATATGCCGGTTGGCGGCTACACGGCGTCCTTGGTGGATTGCTTGCCGGATTGGCATTTGTGCTTCCCGGTGCCTTGGTCATATTGGTGCTGGCTGGATTATATGCGTTTTTCGGCCAGGCTCCTCTGGCAGCATCCCTGTTCGTTGGCGTCAAGGCGGCGGTGTTGATCATTGTTGTCGAGGCGCTCTTGCGGGTCAGTCGTAAAGCCTTGGATGGCGTGGCCCACTGGGTCATTGCCGCTTGCGCATTCGTTGCGATCTTCTTTTTCGAAGCGCCTTTTCCATTGATCATTCTATGCGCTGGCCTTTATGGCGCATGGCAATCTGGCGAATGGAAGCCTGAAGATAAGAAATCTACTTCAGCAACCGGAAATGGCTCAAATGTGCCAAATGAAGTTGGCGCGCTCTCTCCTCTTGCCACGCTTCGAACGGTGATTCTCTGGCTGATCATTTGGCTCGGGCCTCTAGCCGTGCTTGATTTTGGATTGCAAGGAGAGATTTTCAGCACAATCGGCTGGTTTTTCTCCAAACTTGCAACGGTCACATTCGGTGGAGCTTATGCAGTCTTGGCCTATATGGCGCAGGATGCTGTTGTGCAGCATGGCTGGCTGAGCGCAAGGGAAATGCTTGACGGGCTTGGGCTGGCCGAAACCACTCCCGGCCCCCTGATTTTGGTCACAGAATTCGTCGGCTTTTTGGCAGCAGCCAGAGCTGACGGGGGCATAAACCTGTGGCTGGGTCTGGCCGGAGCAACTGTCACGCTTTGGGCGACTTTTGCCCCATGTTTTCTCTGGGTATTTGCGGGTGCTCCCTATATCGAATGGATCGGCGAGCGGCCACGCCTGCGAGAAGGCTTGCGAGCCATAACGGCTGCGGTGGTTGGTGTAATTCTGAACCTGTCGGTCTGGTTCGGGCTACATGTCCTGTTTGGCACGGTGAACAAACAGCAGCTTGGCTGGCTCAACTATTATGAGCCAGTTTGGAGCAGCTTTGCTATTTTGCCAGTCGCCTTGGCCGTGCTTGCAGCCTATCTGCTGCATTTTCGGCAATGGTCCATTATCAAATGCCTTGCTGTGACAGGAAGCCTTGGAATGCTTTTGGGATAA
- the ptsN gene encoding PTS IIA-like nitrogen regulatory protein PtsN: MELNDLLAPEAIVPLLKATSKKQVIQELSERAARLTGLPQTQIFEKLVQRERLGSTGVGQGVAIPHGKLAELDKIHGIFALLDKPVNFDAMDDQPVDIVFLLLAPEGSGADHLKALARIARVLRNEDTLNKLRAATDADAIRAVLCHLPESDAA; encoded by the coding sequence ATGGAACTGAACGATCTACTCGCTCCTGAAGCGATCGTACCGCTGCTTAAGGCGACAAGTAAAAAACAGGTGATTCAGGAGTTGTCGGAGCGCGCCGCCAGGCTGACGGGGTTGCCGCAAACTCAAATCTTCGAAAAGCTGGTTCAGCGGGAACGACTGGGCTCTACCGGTGTCGGGCAAGGCGTTGCCATTCCTCACGGAAAACTCGCCGAGTTGGACAAAATACATGGTATTTTCGCTCTACTCGACAAGCCTGTCAATTTTGATGCCATGGATGATCAGCCCGTTGATATTGTCTTTCTGCTTCTTGCTCCGGAAGGGTCCGGCGCAGACCATCTCAAGGCCTTGGCTCGTATCGCACGTGTTCTGCGCAATGAAGACACGCTCAACAAGCTGCGTGCAGCAACGGATGCGGACGCTATCCGCGCCGTTCTTTGCCATTTGCCAGAATCTGATGCTGCCTGA
- the lptC gene encoding LPS export ABC transporter periplasmic protein LptC, whose translation MDQDQSGDRMPEPDTGPKLGSGLLDQQGQNPRIITSTEQKRAFRQAQRHSRRVFVLKWSLPVIALGIVAGFVSWVSWQKPAEDPIEAKLEAESLKQDELVMQNPNLNGFTDGRSYEVVADQATQKVDTPNVINLTSVRARITDEKQEWVAIDADSGVFDQNKETLGLDGGVKVNSSLGYKLNTDKVSVDMPKGYMETLSEVNIASKDIRLSASKLEAINNGEQFRFSGNVRLYIDAALMNKASGQKQALTKQDAASEVPPPSQALQGEDETQ comes from the coding sequence ATGGATCAAGACCAGTCCGGCGACCGCATGCCGGAGCCTGATACGGGACCCAAGCTTGGCTCTGGTCTCTTGGACCAGCAGGGACAGAATCCGCGTATCATTACCTCGACGGAGCAAAAGCGTGCTTTTCGACAGGCCCAACGGCATTCCCGCCGCGTGTTTGTGCTCAAATGGAGCTTGCCAGTTATCGCCCTTGGCATCGTCGCCGGCTTTGTCAGTTGGGTTAGCTGGCAAAAACCGGCTGAAGACCCTATTGAAGCCAAGCTTGAAGCGGAAAGCCTCAAGCAGGATGAGTTGGTCATGCAAAACCCAAATCTGAATGGCTTTACCGACGGACGGTCCTATGAGGTTGTTGCCGATCAGGCGACACAAAAAGTCGATACGCCAAATGTGATCAACCTGACGTCTGTCCGGGCGCGCATTACCGATGAAAAGCAGGAATGGGTTGCGATCGACGCCGACAGCGGTGTTTTTGATCAAAACAAGGAAACGTTGGGGCTGGACGGTGGCGTCAAGGTCAACTCGTCGCTTGGCTACAAGCTCAACACAGACAAGGTCAGTGTTGACATGCCAAAGGGATATATGGAAACGCTCTCAGAGGTGAATATCGCTTCCAAGGATATTCGCTTGTCTGCATCAAAGCTTGAAGCAATCAACAATGGGGAACAGTTCCGGTTTAGCGGCAACGTTCGGCTCTATATCGATGCCGCCCTCATGAACAAGGCTTCAGGGCAGAAGCAGGCCCTGACCAAACAAGACGCGGCCTCTGAGGTTCCGCCACCATCGCAAGCACTGCAAGGAGAGGACGAAACACAATGA
- a CDS encoding ribonuclease D, with protein MVIRLHQGDLPNLNHYDNITAVAIDTETMGLHPHRDRLCLVQLSPGDGSADLVQIAKGQTEAPNLCTLLGNDKITKIFHYARFDIAVLYHTFGVMPEPVFCTKIASKLTRTYTDRHGLKDVCREFLDVDISKQQQSSDWGADMLSEAQKKYAATDVLHLHGLMGIFRARLSREGRKEIAQSCFDFLPTRAKLDLAGWEDTDIFAHSS; from the coding sequence ATGGTAATCAGACTGCATCAGGGTGACCTCCCCAACCTAAACCACTATGACAATATTACTGCAGTCGCAATTGATACCGAGACAATGGGGCTTCATCCTCATAGGGATAGGCTTTGTCTGGTGCAGCTCTCTCCTGGCGATGGCTCTGCTGATCTTGTGCAGATCGCAAAAGGGCAGACCGAAGCGCCTAATCTGTGCACGCTGCTGGGCAATGACAAAATCACCAAGATTTTCCATTATGCCCGCTTTGACATCGCGGTGCTTTATCACACCTTCGGCGTTATGCCTGAGCCCGTCTTCTGCACAAAAATCGCTTCTAAATTGACACGAACCTATACAGATCGTCATGGCCTGAAAGATGTGTGTCGCGAGTTTCTTGACGTCGATATTTCCAAACAGCAGCAGAGCTCTGATTGGGGTGCCGATATGCTGAGCGAAGCGCAGAAAAAATATGCTGCCACTGATGTTCTGCATCTTCACGGCCTGATGGGGATCTTCCGGGCTCGTTTGTCTCGGGAAGGGCGCAAGGAAATTGCGCAATCCTGTTTTGATTTTCTTCCAACTCGCGCCAAGCTCGATCTGGCTGGCTGGGAAGATACCGATATCTTTGCTCACAGCAGTTGA
- the rpoN gene encoding RNA polymerase factor sigma-54, with the protein MALTPRLDMRQSQSLVMTPQLMQAIQLLQMSNLDLVAYVQQELESNPLLEAVTDDYSNDSSSSMDERSNEEGSNRAEDFSGEAEASGSDSGSDDTPQGPDLSDQFSDERPEQMDAISNDLDARLDNVFPDDNGPQEQAGPSLNDPWMSAPMRDGGANPDYDLEAVLAGEISLSDHLEQQLMTAITDERQRIMGQFLINELDEFGYLQTDLAMVANRLGVQEAEIAEILEVLQTFEPSGVFARSLSECLALQLKDRNHYDPAIAVLLDNLELLAKRDFNALRKLCAVDDDDLSEMIAEIRALNPRPGSAFGHLTVQPVVPDVFVRQASDGGWRLELNSETLPRVLVNRTYYAQINESASGKKEKEFLVDCLQSANWLVKSLDQRAQTILKVATEIVKQQDAFFAYGVTHLKPLNLRTIADAIQMHESTVSRVTSNKYIATNRGTFEMKYFFTSAIAATSGGDSHSAEAVKHRIRHAIDEEAADSILSDDALVKLLRDSGIDIARRTVAKYREAMHIPSSVQRRREKKAALG; encoded by the coding sequence ATGGCATTGACTCCCAGACTGGATATGCGCCAGAGCCAATCGCTGGTAATGACGCCGCAACTGATGCAAGCCATCCAGTTGTTGCAAATGTCCAATCTTGATCTAGTTGCATATGTTCAGCAAGAGCTTGAGAGCAATCCGCTTCTGGAAGCTGTCACCGATGACTATTCGAACGATTCATCTTCGTCCATGGATGAGCGAAGCAACGAAGAGGGATCGAACCGCGCTGAGGACTTTAGCGGTGAGGCCGAGGCTTCTGGATCTGACTCCGGGAGCGACGATACTCCACAGGGGCCTGATCTGTCAGACCAGTTCTCCGATGAGCGCCCCGAGCAGATGGATGCCATCTCTAACGATCTTGATGCGCGCCTCGACAATGTGTTTCCAGACGACAATGGCCCCCAGGAGCAGGCTGGCCCGAGCCTGAATGACCCATGGATGTCCGCACCAATGCGGGACGGTGGCGCAAATCCTGACTATGATCTGGAAGCCGTTCTTGCCGGAGAAATTTCGCTTTCCGACCATCTTGAACAACAATTGATGACGGCGATCACCGACGAGCGCCAGCGCATCATGGGGCAATTTCTGATCAATGAACTCGATGAATTCGGCTATCTGCAAACGGATCTGGCTATGGTGGCAAACCGCCTCGGTGTCCAAGAAGCTGAAATTGCCGAAATATTGGAAGTCTTGCAGACATTCGAGCCATCTGGTGTGTTTGCGCGCTCCTTGTCAGAATGTCTTGCGCTGCAGCTAAAAGACCGCAATCATTACGATCCGGCGATAGCGGTTTTGTTGGACAATCTTGAGCTTTTGGCCAAGCGCGATTTCAACGCACTGCGTAAGCTATGTGCTGTTGATGATGATGATCTCTCAGAGATGATTGCAGAAATCAGAGCGCTTAATCCGAGGCCCGGCAGCGCCTTTGGGCATTTGACCGTGCAGCCTGTTGTGCCTGATGTCTTTGTCCGCCAAGCGTCGGATGGTGGCTGGCGACTTGAGCTCAATAGTGAAACGTTGCCCCGGGTTTTGGTCAACCGGACCTATTATGCGCAAATCAACGAATCTGCTTCTGGCAAGAAGGAAAAGGAATTTCTCGTTGATTGCCTGCAAAGCGCCAACTGGCTCGTCAAGAGTCTGGATCAACGTGCCCAGACCATACTCAAGGTGGCAACCGAGATTGTCAAACAGCAGGATGCTTTCTTCGCCTACGGTGTTACTCACCTCAAGCCTCTTAATCTGCGCACCATTGCCGATGCGATTCAGATGCACGAGAGTACGGTTAGCCGGGTAACGTCGAACAAATATATCGCCACGAATCGTGGCACCTTCGAAATGAAATATTTCTTCACCTCTGCCATCGCGGCTACATCGGGAGGTGATAGCCACTCGGCCGAAGCGGTCAAACATCGCATCCGCCATGCAATTGATGAAGAAGCCGCAGATAGCATTTTGTCTGACGATGCGCTCGTCAAACTTCTTCGCGATTCTGGTATCGATATCGCCCGGCGCACCGTAGCAAAATATCGTGAAGCGATGCATATTCCGTCATCCGTGCAGCGGCGGCGCGAAAAGAAGGCGGCTTTGGGCTAA
- a CDS encoding LptA/OstA family protein yields the protein MKTNVSHGIARATITSAVGHGAPHDKNRAVRGKLVAIFLSFCLLLTTFALVLPHSAQAQGMADVASGLRTDPDAPIEIEADQLDIFDKKKIAVFKGNVNARQGETTVQTATLTIHYSGGGAGTAQSITRLEAHGGVKVSQKDQSATGSSASVDMSREVIILNGNVVLTQGKNVLRGSKLTINMRSGAAQLVSAQSKGGANGKSGRVQGLFIPNRKPKN from the coding sequence ATGAAAACAAACGTTTCTCATGGCATTGCAAGAGCTACCATCACCTCTGCGGTCGGGCATGGTGCTCCCCATGACAAAAATCGTGCAGTGCGAGGCAAGCTTGTCGCAATATTTCTGTCTTTCTGTCTCTTGCTGACCACTTTTGCTCTGGTTCTTCCTCATTCTGCCCAGGCGCAAGGCATGGCCGATGTTGCCTCTGGGCTGCGAACGGATCCTGATGCTCCCATCGAGATTGAAGCAGATCAGCTGGACATTTTCGACAAGAAGAAAATCGCTGTTTTCAAGGGCAATGTTAATGCCCGACAAGGGGAAACCACCGTGCAAACCGCGACTCTGACCATCCATTATTCCGGAGGTGGCGCCGGGACGGCTCAGTCGATAACCCGGCTTGAGGCGCATGGTGGCGTCAAGGTCAGCCAGAAGGATCAAAGTGCCACCGGATCGAGCGCCTCTGTTGATATGTCGCGGGAAGTCATTATCTTAAATGGAAATGTCGTACTGACGCAGGGGAAAAATGTCCTCAGAGGGTCGAAACTTACAATCAACATGCGCTCCGGGGCCGCGCAATTGGTGTCCGCACAATCCAAGGGCGGTGCAAATGGCAAGTCTGGGCGTGTTCAGGGACTGTTTATCCCAAACAGGAAACCAAAAAACTAG